The region CCTTTTTGAACTGGCCCATAAGGGAACCATTTTTCTGGATGAAATCGGGGAGATCCCCATATCGCTCCAGGCAAAGCTTTTGAGAGTGCTTCAGGAAAGGGAAATCCGCCGTATCGGCAGCAACCGGGTACAGCCGGTGGATGTGCGTGTTATTTCCGCTACCAATATAAATATTGAGGAAAAAATCCGGGAAGGACAGTTCCGCGCCGACCTGTATTACCGCCTTAACCTGTTGGACATTACCATCCCGCCGCTCAGGGAACGGGGAGACGATATCCGGGAAATGGTGGATTTCTATCTGACCCGTTTTGCCTGTGAGATGGGAAAGCCCATCCCCAGACTGTCAAGGGAGGCAGTGGATTTGATGACCCATTACGGCTGGCCCGGCAATGTGCGGGAGCTGCGCAACATCTGCGAGCGTCTGATTGTGCTCAGCGATACTACGGAAATCGGACTCAGGGAAATACAGATGCTAAAGATATTCCGGAAAAAAGAAGGCCCTCTGCCAGGCGCAGAGACGCCTGCAAAGGAACAGGTCCTGCCGGAAACCGGGATTGTGTATGCCAATTTAAAGCCCAGAAAGAAAAAGCAGGATATAGCAAAGGAGCTGGGGGTCAGCAGGACGACCTTGTGGCGTATGGAGAAGATGGCGCGGGAACAGAAGAAACAGTGATGTCTGAGTGATGTCTGTTTATGATGTCTATTGACAGAAATTCCTTTGGGAGATATGCTTACAATATCAGGAAAAACCAAAAGAATAAAGTTGAGAGGTGGAGACATGAGGATAGCACTGATTAATGAGAACAGCCAGGGAGCCAAGAATGGCATGATTTACAATTCCTTAAAGAAAGTGGCCGACCAGTACGGCTTTGAGGTGGACAACTACGGCATGTACACCGCGGAGGATGAGGCACAGCTCACCTATGTACAGGCAGGTATTCTGGCAGCAGCCATACTGAACGGAAAGGCAGCGGATTATGTGATTACGGGCTGCGGCACGGGCGAAGGAGCCATGCTGGCCTGCAATTCGTTCCCGGGCGTGATTTGCGGCCATGTGGAGGATGCGCTGGACGCCTATACATTTGCCCAGATTAACGATGGGAACGCCATTGCCATTCCTTTTGCCAAGGGATTTGGCTGGGGCGGAGATCTGAACCTGGAATATATATTTGAGAAGCTGTTCTGCGAGCCTTCCGGCCAGGGATATCCCAGAGAAAGGGCTGTTCCGGAGCAGAGAAACAAGCGGATCCTGGATGATGTGAGAAAGGCAGCTTTCAGGGAGGACCTGGTGGAAATCTTTAAAGGACTGGACCAGGAACTGGTCAGAGGCGCGTTTGCGGGAGAGAAGTTCGGGGAACTGTTCTTCGGGAAATGCAAAGATGAGAGGCTGGCTGCTTATATCAGGGAACTGATTGGATAAAAACTATATGGAAGAAGATGGGACAAGCCGCTTTGCGAACGCAGGGCGGCTTGTTCCGTTGTGTATTTCAGGGGAGCGTCAGCTTTACGCTCAGAATACGCGTCAGGGACTGGTCGATGCGTTCCTCTGTCAATTCTCCTGTTTTTACCGCATCCAGCACTCCGCCGTAAGCTTCCCTAAAGTCAGCGGGCATGAGGAGCAGGTCAGCGCCTGCCTGCAGGGCCATGACAGCGGCCTGGTCCGGTGGATAATTGTCCTGGACGGCCCCCATGTTAAGGGCATCGGTTATGATGATTCCTTTATAGCCCATTGTCTCCCGCAGGTATCCTGTGAGCACCTGAGGGGACAGGGAGGACGGTGTGTCGTCTCCTGTAATCCGGGGCAGCGAGATATGGCCCGCCATGATGAAGGGCGTGTTGTCCTGAATCAGGCCGGCAAAGGGAACCAGCTCCGCCTGTTCCAGTTCATCCCATGTCTTATAGGTATAGGCAAAACCCTTATGGCTGTCCCCTTGCGTGGCCCCGTGGCCCGGAAAGTGTTTGGGGGTCCCATAGACGTGATGTTCTTCCAGACCCTTCATGTAGGCTTTCGTCATCTGTGTTACCAGAACCGGATCCGAACCAAAGGAACGGTCCAGCACAACGGTATTGTCCGGATTGGTCAAGACATCCGCATCCGGTGCAAAGTCCAAATTGATTCCAAGTTCTTCCAGATACTCTCCGATGACAGAACCTGCCTCGTATGCCCTGGAGATATCCCTGCTCTTTCCTATTTCGGCCATGGTATCCACCTTGGGCAGATCAAAGCCTTCGTGGTTTGCGATGCGGGCCACCTTACCGCCTTCCTCGTCAATGGAGAGGAACAGAGGGAGCTGGGTAAGCCCGGCAGCCAATTCCTGGGTCCTGGCTGTCATGGTTTTAAGCTGTTTGGGGTTTTGCAGGTTTTGGGGAAAATAGATAAGCCCGGCCACCGGGTATTCCTGCAATGCCTTGTATGTGGCGTCCCCTGCCTGGGTCACGGTCTGAAAGCCGGTGAGGGCTTCCGGGGTGATGATGAAGAGCTGGGCCGCCTTCTGTTCCAGAGACATTTGGCTGATTATGGTCCGGATGTTTGTGTTATCCGTATTGGTCTTATTCCATTGATTTCCCTTATCCGGCCGGTTCTCTTCATTTGGGGAATCTCCTGCCCTGTCTCCGCTGCCGGCAATTTTCTGTGAGACACTTGTCCCGGCCGGACGCTGGGAATCAGCGCTGTCAGCCCGGATTTTAAATAGGATGGCGGCGAGAATTACAGCAGACACCAGCCCTGCCGCCGTGATATAAAACCACTTGATGCCTTTTTGGTTTCTTTTCTTTCGGGAATGTTTTCTGGTTGTCAAGTTTGTCCTCCTTTTTGAACTTGATTCATACCATCACCGCTATGAGGGCAATGAGAACATAGCCCTGGGCCTGGTGCAGGTGACTGCAAAACGGATAGTGCCGCTGTTCGCGGAATTATGTAAAAAGCAATAAACGAACCCCGCCGCCAATAAAGTATCAATCAATGGATACCTTTATTGGTCGGCGGGGTTTTGTCATGCTCTGATTCAGTACATTATCTGATGCATATTATGGTTTCCATGCACCATCTTATCATACACCATCTTATGTATGGGACATGGTTCCCAGACAGGGGCTGTAGGCAGTCACAGGACGCCTTCCGTTTCCGCGGTCCTCCCTGGAACTCTCTGCTTTCAGGTTTTTCTGGGCCGTGGCCAGCATCAGCTTGATTCTGTTCAGCTGGTTTACCTCGCTGGCGCCAGGATCATAGTCAACGGCAATGATATTGGACTGGGGGTAATTCCGGCGCAGCTCCTTGATGACGCCCTTTCCCACGATGTGGTTGGGCAGGCATCCAAAGGGCTGGGTACAGATGATGTTGTTCACACCGCTGTGAATCAGCTCCAGCATTTCGCCGGTCAGGAACCATCCCTCGCCGGTCTGGTTGCCCAGGGATACAAAGCCCTTTGCCATCTGGGCCAGTTCGTTGATGGCTGACGGAGGCGTGAAATGCATACTGGCCGTCAGTTCCTTCCTGGCTGTCCTGCGGAAATACTCCAACAGGGCAATTGCCGCGTTGCACAGTCTGGCAGTGGATTTCCTGGAGCCCAGGTGATCGGCCTTAAAGTTGCTGTTGTAGAAGGAATACAGCAGGAAATCCATCAAATCCGGCATCACTGCCTCGGCGCCCTCGGATTCCAGCAGCTCCACAATGTGGTTGTTGGCCAAAGGTGAGAATTTCACCAGGATTTCCCCTACAATGCCCACCTTTGGCTTCTTTACATCCAGCCTTGGGAGAGCGTCAAAATCCCGGATGATTCCCTTTATATTGCGTCCGAATTCTATCATGGCCGCGTTTTTCTTGGACAGGGAGGCAATGCAGCGGGCCTTCCATTTCTCATGCAGGGCATCGGCACTTCCCGGCTCCGCCTCATAGGGCCGGGTGGCATAGAGCACCCGCATGAAGATATCGCCGTAAACAATGGCCTGCATGGCCTTTGTCAGCAGCGGCACGGTGAAGGTAAAGCCGGGATTGGTCTCCATGCCGTTGGCATTGACAGAGATAACCGGTATCTGGGGCATTCCCGCCTTTTCCAGGGCCCTGCGGATGAAGCCGATGTAGTTGGATGCGCGGCAGCCGCCGCCGGTCTGGCTCATGAGGACAGCCGTGTGGTCCAGGTCATATTTACCTGACAGCAGGGCGTCCATGATTTGTCCGATGACAATGAGGGACGGGTAGCAGGCGTCGTTATTTACATATTGGAGTCCCACGTCCACGGCGTTGCGGTTGTGGTTCTGCAATACTTCAATCTTATATCCAAAGGAGCGGATAGCCGGCTCCAGCAGGTCAAAATGAATGGGAGACATCTGCGGACAGAGAAGGGTGTAATCCTTTTTCATCTCCTTGGTGAACATTACGCGGTGATAGGCGCTGGACACCACCCTGCGCTCAAAATGTCTCTGGTCCCTTACCTTTATGGCTGCAATGAGGGAGCGGATTCGTATTCTGGCAGATCCCAGGTTATTGACCTCGTCAATCTTTAATACCGTATAAATCTTGCCGGAACGGGTCAGGATATCAGCCACCTGGTCCGTGGTCACTGCATCCAGCCCGCATCCAAAGGAGTTGAGCTGAATCAGATCCAGATTATCCTGGGTCTTTACAAAGCTGGCAGCCGCGTAAAGACGGGAGTGGTACATCCACTGATCCGTCACTACCAGAGGCCGTTCCACCCTGCCCAGATGGGATACGGAGTCCTCGGTGAGGACGGCAAATCCGTAAGAGGTAATCAGCTCCGGTATGCCGTGGTGAATCT is a window of Enterocloster clostridioformis DNA encoding:
- a CDS encoding glycoside hydrolase family 3 protein, producing the protein MTTRKHSRKKRNQKGIKWFYITAAGLVSAVILAAILFKIRADSADSQRPAGTSVSQKIAGSGDRAGDSPNEENRPDKGNQWNKTNTDNTNIRTIISQMSLEQKAAQLFIITPEALTGFQTVTQAGDATYKALQEYPVAGLIYFPQNLQNPKQLKTMTARTQELAAGLTQLPLFLSIDEEGGKVARIANHEGFDLPKVDTMAEIGKSRDISRAYEAGSVIGEYLEELGINLDFAPDADVLTNPDNTVVLDRSFGSDPVLVTQMTKAYMKGLEEHHVYGTPKHFPGHGATQGDSHKGFAYTYKTWDELEQAELVPFAGLIQDNTPFIMAGHISLPRITGDDTPSSLSPQVLTGYLRETMGYKGIIITDALNMGAVQDNYPPDQAAVMALQAGADLLLMPADFREAYGGVLDAVKTGELTEERIDQSLTRILSVKLTLP
- a CDS encoding RpiB/LacA/LacB family sugar-phosphate isomerase, coding for MRIALINENSQGAKNGMIYNSLKKVADQYGFEVDNYGMYTAEDEAQLTYVQAGILAAAILNGKAADYVITGCGTGEGAMLACNSFPGVICGHVEDALDAYTFAQINDGNAIAIPFAKGFGWGGDLNLEYIFEKLFCEPSGQGYPRERAVPEQRNKRILDDVRKAAFREDLVEIFKGLDQELVRGAFAGEKFGELFFGKCKDERLAAYIRELIG